The genomic stretch CGAAATGGTGATGCGTTTTGCCTTGAGCTTCGGGCGCAGGGCATTGATCTCCCATTGCAGGCAGGCAATCAGGTCAAAAGCGCTGGGCTTTTCATTGCTCTGTTCAGATCGCAGCCGCGCAAATTCAAGCATCCGGTTGACAAGCAGCAGCATGTCGCTGCCGCTCTCTCTGATCTGCGACAGGAGCGCGATTGAATCGGCATCATTATTACTGACCCCGCCATGGTCACCTTCCAGAACATGCGCCAAACCAATAATATGATTAAGCGGTGTACGCAGCTCATGATTCATCATGGCCAGAAATGCGTCCCGTGCGGCTTCAGCTGGCACATTATCAGCTAGCTGATCACCTGCTTCCGCCGCCTTCTGCCTGGCGAACTGATAATCGCTCAAGGCGTGACTGATCGCCTCTTTCAGCACATCTGCTTCACACGGCTTACGCAGGAAGCGCATCACCTGCCCCTCATTCACGGCGGCAATGGCTGTCTCTTCATCAGAGTTCCCGGTCAGCATGATCCGGCGAATATCAGGCGCTTCTGCCCGGACACGCTTCAGCAACTCAATACCGTTCATCTCCGGCATTTTCATGTCAGCCACAATAACGCCAATGTCATCATGCTCGGCAATCAACTCAAGCGCCTTCGCGCCCCGTTCGGCAGTAATGATATTGAAATCCATGGACATGCGCCGACGCAACCCGGCAAGCAGGCGCGGTTCATCATCGACAAGAAGAATTTTCTCAGGCGGCACTGGCATTTTCTACATCTCCATAAAGATTAGTAAGCAGATTATTTTGTATCGGCAAGCAAATGAGGAACGTGGTTGCGTAACCGGGAATATCGACAAGCGTCAGTTTCCCGTCATGTCCCTTGATGATGCAATCCTTGGCAAGGGCAAGCCCTTGCCCGGTGCCTTTGCCAACAGGCTTGGTCGTAAAGAACGGGTCAAAAATCTTCTGGCGCAACGAATCGGGAATGCCCGCGCCTGTATCGCTGATCAATACAGATACATAATTTTCGCTGGACATTGTTTGAATACGGATACGACCATAACCCGATTCAGTGTCTGCCACAGCATCGATGGCATTAATGACGATGTTCAGAAGAACCTGCTGCACCTGCCCCTTACGGCACAGTATTTTGGGCAGGTTCTCGTCCAGTTCCAGCTTAATATCTGCGACGGTCTTGTGTCTGCTGCGACATATCCGGATGACATTTTCAATAACAATATTCAGATC from Parvularcula sp. IMCC14364 encodes the following:
- a CDS encoding hybrid sensor histidine kinase/response regulator; translated protein: MPVPPEKILLVDDEPRLLAGLRRRMSMDFNIITAERGAKALELIAEHDDIGVIVADMKMPEMNGIELLKRVRAEAPDIRRIMLTGNSDEETAIAAVNEGQVMRFLRKPCEADVLKEAISHALSDYQFARQKAAEAGDQLADNVPAEAARDAFLAMMNHELRTPLNHIIGLAHVLEGDHGGVSNNDADSIALLSQIRESGSDMLLLVNRMLEFARLRSEQSNEKPSAFDLIACLQWEINALRPKLKAKRITISLDSLRRHVDVFAHKPEITIAMRELLSNALKFNRPNGHISVMVKTGPDCVLVRVADTGVGIPEAVLKDVCEPFKQGDSSLSREHDGIGLGLALVSTVAKANHGSLEITSNDAAGTSVVMSLPRAEENVARVA